The Burkholderia pyrrocinia genome has a segment encoding these proteins:
- a CDS encoding diacylglycerol kinase, with the protein MKRDLNDKTPPPAATPQRHRPFDEEEPHGDTDAHASEPLGPDDQLTPLPPNPYKRHRGITRAWYALKHSLNGFRVAIREESAFRQELTLAALMLPIGAFAPVPAASRALLIGSVLLVLIVELLNSSVEAAIDRISLERHELSKRAKDLGSAAVTVALFACVTTWGFVLGPLVAHWLGF; encoded by the coding sequence TTGAAACGAGACCTGAACGACAAGACCCCGCCCCCCGCCGCGACGCCGCAACGGCACCGCCCGTTCGACGAGGAAGAGCCGCATGGCGACACGGACGCGCACGCGTCCGAGCCGCTCGGCCCCGACGATCAACTGACGCCGCTGCCGCCGAACCCGTACAAGCGCCATCGCGGCATCACGCGCGCATGGTACGCACTCAAGCATTCGTTGAACGGCTTCCGTGTCGCGATCCGCGAGGAGAGCGCGTTTCGCCAGGAGCTCACGCTCGCCGCGCTGATGCTCCCGATCGGCGCGTTCGCGCCGGTGCCGGCTGCGTCACGCGCGCTGCTGATCGGCTCGGTGCTGCTGGTGCTGATCGTCGAACTGCTGAACTCGAGCGTCGAGGCCGCGATCGACCGCATCTCGCTCGAGCGCCACGAACTCTCCAAGCGCGCGAAGGACCTCGGCAGCGCGGCCGTGACGGTCGCGCTGTTCGCGTGCGTGACGACCTGGGGCTTCGTGCTCGGCCCGCTCGTCGCGCACTGGCTCGGCTTCTAG
- a CDS encoding TetR/AcrR family transcriptional regulator, with product MEAKPPRRTRERILELSLKLFNEIGEPNVTTTTIAEEMEISPGNLYYHFRNKDDIINSIFAQFEQQIERRLRFPEDHRPTIDETWSYLQYMADFMWTYRFLYRDLNDLLARNRTLETHFKQIISHKVRFAREMCELLVSDAEMVATPAEIEVIATNMAVISTYWLSYQYVMHPRKYNDQDAIREELHQVSMHVISVMAPYLRGRSRQLFDDLVSGKLPKRQFTDYLPPRDGSPRPADSPVTVGQAPIKDSKQ from the coding sequence ATGGAAGCGAAACCTCCCCGCCGCACCCGCGAACGGATTCTCGAGTTGTCGTTGAAACTCTTCAACGAGATCGGCGAGCCGAACGTCACGACCACGACGATCGCCGAGGAAATGGAAATCAGTCCAGGCAACCTGTACTACCATTTCCGCAACAAGGACGACATCATCAACAGCATCTTCGCGCAGTTCGAGCAGCAGATCGAACGGCGGCTGCGCTTTCCCGAAGATCACCGTCCGACGATCGACGAAACCTGGTCGTACCTGCAGTACATGGCCGATTTCATGTGGACCTACCGGTTCCTGTATCGCGACCTCAACGACCTGCTCGCCCGCAACCGCACGCTCGAGACGCACTTCAAGCAGATCATCAGCCACAAGGTGCGCTTCGCGCGCGAGATGTGCGAGCTGCTCGTGTCCGACGCCGAGATGGTCGCGACGCCCGCCGAGATCGAGGTCATCGCCACCAACATGGCCGTTATTTCGACGTACTGGCTGTCGTATCAGTACGTGATGCATCCGCGCAAGTACAACGACCAGGACGCGATCCGCGAGGAACTGCACCAGGTCAGCATGCACGTGATCTCCGTGATGGCGCCGTACCTGCGCGGCCGTTCGCGCCAGCTGTTCGACGACCTGGTCTCCGGCAAGCTGCCGAAGCGCCAGTTCACCGACTACCTGCCGCCGCGCGACGGTTCGCCCCGCCCCGCCGACAGCCCGGTCACCGTTGGGCAGGCTCCCATCAAGGATTCCAAGCAATGA
- a CDS encoding TIGR00730 family Rossman fold protein, which translates to MKAVCVYCGSSPGVRPVYADAARAFGRALVDADITLVYGGGRVGLMGVIADEVMAAGGRAVGVIPELLVDKEVGHTGLSELHVVPDMHHRKKMMADLADAFVAMPGGAGTLEELFEVYTWAQLGYHRKPVALYNIDSFYDPLIALLRHTVDEGFMRPAYFDALCVDSEPIELIERLRRYQPPANDKWAPDAAK; encoded by the coding sequence ATGAAGGCGGTCTGCGTTTACTGCGGCTCGTCGCCCGGCGTGCGACCCGTCTATGCCGACGCCGCGCGCGCATTCGGCCGAGCGCTCGTCGATGCAGACATCACGCTCGTGTACGGCGGCGGCCGTGTCGGCCTGATGGGCGTGATCGCCGACGAAGTGATGGCGGCCGGCGGCCGTGCGGTCGGCGTGATCCCCGAACTGCTCGTCGACAAGGAAGTCGGCCATACGGGGCTGTCGGAACTGCACGTCGTGCCCGACATGCACCACCGCAAGAAAATGATGGCCGACCTCGCCGACGCGTTCGTTGCGATGCCCGGCGGCGCCGGCACGCTCGAGGAGCTCTTCGAGGTCTACACGTGGGCGCAGCTCGGTTATCACCGCAAGCCCGTCGCGCTCTACAACATCGATTCGTTCTACGATCCGCTGATCGCGCTGCTGCGCCATACGGTCGACGAGGGTTTCATGCGTCCGGCCTATTTCGACGCGCTGTGCGTCGATTCGGAACCGATCGAACTGATCGAGCGGCTGCGCCGCTACCAGCCGCCCGCCAACGACAAGTGGGCGCCCGACGCAGCGAAGTAA
- a CDS encoding SDR family oxidoreductase, which translates to MTAPSDRKAVLITGASRGIGRATAVLAAERGWDVGINYARDAAAAELTAQAVRDAGGRACVVAGDVANEADVVAMFDTVAAAFGRLDALVNNAGIVAPSMPLADMPADRLRRMFDTNVLGAYLCAREAARRLSTDRGGQGGAIVNVSSIASRLGSPNEYVDYAGSKGAVDSLTIGLAKELGPHGVRVNAVRPGLIETEIHASGGQPGRAARLGAQTPLGRAGEAQEIAEAIVWLLGDAASYTTGALLDVGGGR; encoded by the coding sequence ATGACCGCACCGTCCGACCGCAAGGCCGTTCTCATCACCGGCGCGAGCCGCGGCATCGGCCGCGCGACCGCCGTGCTCGCGGCCGAACGCGGCTGGGACGTCGGCATCAACTACGCGCGCGACGCGGCGGCGGCCGAACTCACCGCGCAGGCCGTCCGCGACGCGGGCGGCCGTGCATGCGTGGTCGCGGGCGACGTCGCGAACGAAGCCGACGTCGTCGCGATGTTCGACACCGTCGCGGCCGCGTTCGGACGCCTCGACGCGCTCGTCAACAACGCGGGCATCGTCGCGCCGTCGATGCCGCTCGCCGACATGCCGGCCGACCGGCTGCGGCGGATGTTCGACACCAACGTGCTCGGCGCGTACCTGTGCGCGCGCGAAGCCGCGCGCCGGCTGTCCACCGACCGCGGCGGCCAGGGCGGCGCGATCGTCAACGTATCGTCGATCGCATCCCGGCTCGGCTCGCCGAACGAATACGTTGACTACGCGGGCTCGAAAGGCGCGGTCGACTCGCTGACGATCGGCCTTGCGAAGGAACTCGGCCCGCACGGCGTGCGCGTCAACGCGGTGCGACCCGGCCTGATCGAGACCGAAATACACGCGAGTGGCGGCCAGCCGGGCCGTGCGGCCCGCCTCGGCGCGCAAACGCCGCTCGGCCGCGCGGGCGAAGCGCAGGAAATCGCCGAAGCGATCGTCTGGCTGCTCGGCGACGCGGCGTCCTACACGACGGGCGCCCTGCTCGACGTCGGCGGCGGCCGGTAA
- a CDS encoding ArnT family glycosyltransferase, which produces MPGTAAPSRRRTSVPAPAPHAHPTADANLTATLDTAGTPVVAATAATSTARDRSLLLGWRAWLLVVALVCAYVLPGVLGHDPWKQDETYTFGIIQHMLETGDFVVPTNAGLPFMEKPPLYAWVATSLAWLLQRVMPLHDAARLASALFAALAFGFIARAARVASRADSWFDLRVIGPVVLSAGTLVVIKHMHDMMTDVALFAGTAMGFCGLLELVMQHVARAQQMRHGLPVRPSGRWAAPIFGAGVGIALMTKGLFVPLVFAATLVGALVLYPACRTRSFARALGVAALVFAPFALIWPTALFLRSETLFMTWFWDNNVGRFFGFSVPELGAENDKPFFILRAFLLVGFPVAPLAIVALARGAWRDWRTPRIALPVLFAGIGLAVLQVSATSRQLYILPFFAPLALVAAQAIERIPRTLHLAWDYFSRVLFGTTAALAWAIWAVMADPTASRADLAPLGRWLPLDWTMPIEPALVVGALALTVGWLTLLPKLRTTGLWRGALSWGAGALVAWGLVYTLLLPWLDVAKSYRSVFDDLNAHLALEWNDGDCMASLHGLGESEAPMLYYFSGIQHTPIDDAKTTRCTWMIVQGVRAVDPAPGSEWKLFWTGARPGDNEELLRVYVRTPEQHLQ; this is translated from the coding sequence ATGCCTGGAACCGCAGCGCCCAGCCGGCGACGCACGTCCGTGCCCGCTCCGGCCCCGCACGCACACCCGACCGCCGACGCGAACCTCACCGCGACGCTTGACACCGCCGGCACGCCCGTCGTCGCCGCGACCGCCGCAACCAGCACCGCGCGCGACCGCTCGCTCCTGCTCGGCTGGCGCGCGTGGCTGCTCGTCGTCGCCCTGGTCTGCGCGTATGTGCTGCCCGGCGTGCTCGGCCACGACCCGTGGAAACAGGACGAAACCTACACGTTCGGCATCATCCAGCACATGCTCGAGACGGGCGACTTCGTCGTGCCGACCAATGCCGGCCTGCCGTTCATGGAAAAGCCGCCGCTTTACGCGTGGGTCGCGACCAGCCTTGCATGGCTGCTGCAGCGCGTGATGCCGCTGCACGACGCGGCACGGCTCGCGAGCGCGTTGTTCGCGGCACTCGCGTTCGGCTTCATCGCACGCGCGGCGCGCGTCGCCAGCCGCGCGGACAGCTGGTTCGACCTGCGCGTGATCGGTCCCGTCGTGCTGAGCGCGGGCACGCTCGTCGTCATCAAGCACATGCACGACATGATGACGGACGTCGCGCTGTTCGCCGGTACGGCAATGGGCTTCTGCGGGCTGCTCGAACTCGTGATGCAGCACGTCGCGCGCGCGCAGCAGATGCGGCACGGGCTGCCGGTCCGGCCGTCGGGCCGCTGGGCCGCGCCGATCTTCGGCGCGGGCGTCGGCATCGCGCTGATGACGAAGGGGCTGTTCGTGCCGCTCGTATTCGCGGCCACGCTCGTCGGCGCGCTGGTGCTCTACCCGGCCTGCCGTACCCGCTCGTTCGCGCGCGCGCTCGGCGTCGCCGCGCTCGTGTTCGCGCCGTTCGCGCTGATCTGGCCGACCGCGCTGTTCCTGCGCTCCGAGACGCTGTTCATGACGTGGTTCTGGGACAACAACGTCGGCCGTTTCTTCGGTTTCTCCGTCCCCGAACTCGGTGCGGAAAACGACAAGCCGTTCTTCATCCTGCGCGCGTTCCTGCTCGTCGGCTTCCCGGTCGCGCCGCTCGCGATCGTTGCGCTCGCGCGCGGTGCGTGGCGCGACTGGCGCACGCCGCGCATCGCGCTGCCCGTGCTGTTCGCCGGCATCGGGCTGGCGGTGCTGCAAGTGTCCGCAACGTCGCGCCAGCTCTACATCCTGCCGTTCTTCGCACCGCTCGCGCTGGTCGCCGCGCAGGCGATCGAACGCATTCCGCGCACGCTGCATCTCGCGTGGGATTACTTCAGCCGCGTGCTGTTCGGCACCACCGCCGCGCTCGCCTGGGCAATCTGGGCAGTGATGGCCGACCCGACCGCGTCGCGCGCGGATCTCGCGCCGCTCGGCCGCTGGCTGCCGCTCGACTGGACAATGCCGATCGAGCCCGCGCTCGTGGTCGGTGCGCTCGCGCTGACGGTCGGCTGGCTGACGCTGCTGCCGAAGCTGCGCACGACGGGACTCTGGCGCGGCGCGCTGTCGTGGGGCGCCGGCGCGCTCGTCGCGTGGGGGCTCGTCTATACGCTGCTGCTGCCGTGGCTCGACGTCGCGAAGAGCTACCGCTCGGTGTTCGACGACCTGAACGCGCATCTCGCGCTCGAATGGAACGACGGCGACTGCATGGCGAGCCTGCACGGGCTCGGCGAATCGGAAGCGCCGATGCTGTACTACTTCTCCGGCATCCAGCACACGCCGATCGACGACGCGAAGACGACGCGCTGCACGTGGATGATCGTCCAGGGTGTGCGGGCCGTCGATCCGGCGCCCGGCAGCGAATGGAAACTGTTCTGGACGGGCGCGCGCCCAGGCGACAACGAGGAACTGCTGCGCGTCTACGTGCGCACGCCCGAACAGCACCTGCAGTGA
- a CDS encoding DUF924 family protein gives MTIDIGVAGAAALDPQAREILDFWFGEPGSAEFGQERKIWFNGGAAFDDVLRTRYGALLDAACDGACDHWAGSPSGALALIVVLDQFSRNIHRGTPRAFAADPKALALARRVVAAGWDAQLPSGHHRAFAYLPFEHDESTDSQREAVRLCAGIRGEAGCEGYHRFALRHAAVVERFGRFPHRNAILGRTSTDEETAFLREPGSSF, from the coding sequence ATGACGATCGACATCGGGGTGGCGGGCGCGGCGGCGCTGGATCCGCAAGCGCGGGAGATTCTGGATTTCTGGTTCGGCGAGCCGGGCTCGGCCGAATTCGGGCAGGAACGCAAGATCTGGTTCAACGGCGGCGCGGCGTTCGACGACGTGCTGCGCACGCGCTACGGCGCGCTGCTCGACGCCGCGTGCGACGGCGCATGCGATCACTGGGCCGGCTCGCCGTCGGGTGCGCTTGCGTTGATCGTCGTGCTCGACCAGTTCTCGCGCAACATCCATCGCGGCACGCCGCGCGCGTTTGCCGCCGATCCGAAGGCGCTCGCGCTCGCCCGCCGTGTCGTCGCGGCCGGCTGGGATGCGCAGCTGCCGAGCGGCCATCACCGTGCGTTCGCGTATCTGCCGTTCGAACACGACGAATCGACCGACAGCCAGCGCGAAGCGGTGCGCCTGTGCGCGGGCATTCGCGGCGAGGCAGGATGCGAGGGCTATCACCGCTTCGCGTTGCGGCATGCGGCCGTGGTCGAGCGCTTCGGCCGCTTTCCGCACCGGAACGCGATTCTCGGCCGGACGTCGACCGATGAGGAGACGGCGTTTCTTCGCGAACCCGGTTCGTCGTTCTGA
- a CDS encoding alanyl-tRNA editing protein has protein sequence MTTQALFREDAYLTKCDAVVEAVGDDGIRLDRTVFYPLGGGQAGDTGTLTLPDGSTIAIADTRKAKFDGATPDDAVHVPAPGQEARVAALVPGTRVVAEIDWLRRYRHMRLHTAAHLMCAVLPYAVDGCSVTADYVRLDFATSDAIDRDDVERRLAGLVVGAHPVTTEWITDDEMAERPELVRTMSVKPPMGLGRVRLLRIEQVDLQPCGGTHVRNTSEIGDLRVAKLEKKSARTRRLVLEFA, from the coding sequence ATGACGACACAAGCGCTGTTTCGCGAAGACGCGTACCTCACGAAATGCGATGCGGTCGTCGAGGCTGTCGGCGACGACGGCATCCGGCTCGACCGCACCGTGTTCTATCCGCTCGGCGGCGGCCAGGCCGGCGACACCGGCACGCTGACCCTGCCCGACGGCAGCACGATCGCGATCGCCGATACGCGCAAGGCAAAGTTCGACGGCGCGACGCCCGACGACGCCGTGCACGTGCCGGCACCGGGGCAGGAGGCGCGCGTCGCGGCGCTCGTGCCCGGCACGCGCGTGGTGGCTGAGATCGACTGGCTGCGCCGTTACCGGCACATGCGCCTGCATACGGCCGCGCACCTGATGTGCGCGGTGCTCCCGTACGCGGTCGACGGCTGCAGCGTGACGGCCGACTACGTGCGGCTCGATTTCGCGACGTCCGACGCGATCGACCGCGACGACGTCGAGCGGCGCCTCGCCGGCCTGGTCGTCGGCGCGCATCCGGTCACGACCGAATGGATCACCGACGACGAGATGGCCGAGCGGCCCGAACTCGTGCGCACGATGAGCGTAAAGCCGCCGATGGGTCTCGGCCGCGTGCGGCTGCTGCGCATCGAGCAGGTCGACCTGCAGCCGTGCGGCGGCACGCATGTGCGCAACACGTCGGAAATCGGCGACCTGCGCGTCGCGAAACTTGAAAAGAAGAGCGCGCGCACGCGGCGCCTCGTACTGGAGTTTGCATGA
- a CDS encoding group II truncated hemoglobin: protein MTDVNDDAPSQPTAFELVGGEARVREMVDRFYDLMDLEPEFAQIRAVHPASLDGSRDKLFWFLCGWLGGPDHYISRFGHPRLRARHLPFPIASVERDQWLRCMAWAMEDIGLPEPLRERLMHSFYDTADWMRNRPG, encoded by the coding sequence ATGACCGATGTGAATGACGATGCGCCGTCGCAACCGACGGCGTTCGAGCTCGTGGGCGGCGAAGCCCGCGTGCGCGAAATGGTGGACCGCTTCTACGACCTGATGGACCTCGAGCCCGAGTTCGCGCAGATTCGCGCGGTGCACCCGGCATCGCTCGACGGCTCGCGCGACAAGCTGTTCTGGTTCCTGTGCGGCTGGCTTGGCGGCCCTGACCACTACATCAGCCGGTTCGGCCATCCGCGGCTGCGCGCGCGGCATCTGCCGTTCCCGATCGCGTCGGTCGAGCGCGACCAGTGGCTGCGCTGCATGGCGTGGGCGATGGAGGATATTGGGCTGCCGGAGCCGCTGCGCGAGCGGCTCATGCATTCGTTCTACGACACGGCCGACTGGATGCGCAACCGGCCCGGTTGA
- a CDS encoding ABC transporter permease: MPAHAGRFGLRDLIRQAARMTARDWRAGELTLLVLALVLAVAALTSVGFLADRLRQGLERDARQMLGADFVVRADRPVDPSFDRQARALGLRTATTAIFPSMIASAAGGQATDAAPARLAAVKAVSAGYPLRGAVEIMPAGAAAAHKADAIPAPGTVWADPALLDALHLKAGDTVRVGLRTFTVAASISRELDRGFSFVNFSPRLMMRADELAATGLTGYGSRVTYRLLVAGDAQAVTRFETYAHERVDGGKLRGVGLESLQEGQPQVRQTLDRARHFLTLVALLTALLAAVAIAMAAQRYMRRHLDGCATMRCLGVSRRTLGALFALEFVGIGIVSGAAGAVLGYGGHWALLAALGGLIEVVLPPPTPWPALIGVGAALVLLLGFALPPLVPLTRVPPVRVLRREWGDASRTAWAAYAIGVVLFAGLLIAAAGNLKLGLIVAGGFAGALVGFALIARLVLFAAARAVRNARVAAGVGWRYALASLHRRGAASALQITALALGLMCLLLIAITRNDLVAGWRQSTPPDAPNQFLIDIQPDQRDDVAAYLVAHGVRDAVPAPMVRGRLVAINGKPVNPDAYPSDEARRLVDREFNLSYTTELPSDNRIVAGDWFGAAATPQISIEAGLAKMLNVKPGDTLRFDVTGLTVDAPITSVRKLDWGTFRVNFFVLMPPPVLKDFPAVYLTSFHLPASNAALLDPLIARYPNLTAIDVAPILAQLQRMMLQVVGAVQFLFAFTLAAGVLVLYTALAGSRDERVREAALLRALGASRAQVNAVQRAEFVVVGALAGALASAGAIAVGWVLASRVFEFRLAVDPWLVPAGIAAGIVCAGAAGWLSLHNVLRRPALQSLRDA; the protein is encoded by the coding sequence ATGCCCGCGCATGCCGGCCGTTTCGGCCTGCGCGACCTGATCCGCCAGGCTGCACGGATGACCGCGCGCGACTGGCGCGCGGGCGAGTTGACGCTGCTCGTACTCGCGCTGGTGCTCGCGGTCGCGGCACTGACGAGCGTCGGCTTTCTCGCCGACCGGCTGCGCCAGGGGCTCGAGCGCGACGCGCGCCAGATGCTCGGCGCCGATTTCGTCGTGCGCGCCGACCGTCCCGTCGATCCGTCGTTCGACCGCCAGGCCCGCGCGCTCGGCCTGCGTACCGCGACGACCGCGATTTTCCCGAGCATGATCGCGTCCGCCGCGGGCGGGCAGGCAACCGATGCAGCGCCCGCACGCCTCGCGGCCGTGAAGGCCGTGTCGGCAGGGTATCCGCTGCGCGGCGCGGTCGAGATAATGCCGGCCGGCGCCGCTGCCGCGCACAAGGCGGACGCGATTCCCGCGCCCGGCACCGTGTGGGCCGATCCCGCGCTGCTCGACGCGTTGCACCTGAAGGCGGGCGATACCGTGCGCGTCGGGCTGCGCACGTTCACGGTCGCCGCGTCGATCTCCCGCGAGCTCGATCGCGGTTTCTCGTTCGTCAATTTTTCGCCGCGGCTGATGATGCGCGCGGACGAACTCGCCGCGACGGGGCTCACGGGCTACGGCAGCCGCGTCACGTACCGGCTGCTGGTTGCCGGCGACGCGCAGGCCGTCACGCGCTTCGAAACCTATGCGCACGAGCGCGTCGACGGCGGGAAGCTGCGCGGCGTCGGTCTCGAGTCGCTGCAAGAGGGCCAGCCGCAGGTGCGGCAGACGCTGGATCGCGCGCGCCATTTCCTGACGCTCGTCGCGCTGCTGACCGCGCTGCTCGCGGCGGTCGCGATCGCGATGGCCGCGCAGCGCTACATGCGGCGCCATCTCGACGGCTGCGCGACGATGCGCTGCCTCGGCGTGAGCCGCCGCACGCTCGGCGCGCTGTTCGCGCTCGAATTCGTCGGCATCGGGATCGTGTCGGGTGCCGCGGGCGCGGTGCTCGGCTACGGCGGCCACTGGGCATTGCTGGCCGCGCTCGGCGGCCTGATCGAGGTCGTGCTGCCGCCGCCCACGCCGTGGCCGGCGCTCATCGGCGTGGGCGCGGCACTGGTGCTGCTGCTCGGCTTCGCGCTGCCGCCGCTCGTGCCGCTCACGCGCGTGCCGCCGGTGCGCGTGCTGCGCCGCGAGTGGGGCGATGCGTCGCGCACCGCGTGGGCTGCATATGCGATCGGCGTCGTGTTGTTCGCGGGGCTGCTGATCGCGGCCGCCGGCAACCTGAAGCTCGGCCTGATCGTCGCGGGCGGCTTCGCCGGCGCGCTGGTCGGGTTCGCGCTGATCGCGCGGCTCGTGCTGTTCGCCGCCGCGCGGGCGGTGCGCAACGCGCGCGTGGCCGCGGGCGTCGGCTGGCGCTACGCGCTCGCGTCGCTGCACCGGCGCGGCGCGGCCAGCGCGCTGCAGATCACCGCGCTCGCGCTCGGCCTGATGTGCCTGCTGCTGATCGCGATCACGCGCAACGACCTCGTCGCGGGCTGGCGGCAGTCGACGCCGCCCGATGCGCCGAACCAGTTCCTGATCGACATCCAGCCCGACCAGCGCGACGACGTCGCGGCCTATCTGGTCGCGCACGGCGTGCGCGATGCGGTGCCCGCGCCGATGGTGCGCGGCCGCCTCGTCGCGATCAACGGCAAGCCGGTGAATCCGGACGCGTATCCGTCCGACGAGGCGCGCCGGCTCGTCGACCGCGAGTTCAACCTGTCTTATACGACCGAGCTGCCGTCCGACAACCGGATCGTCGCAGGCGACTGGTTCGGCGCCGCGGCCACGCCGCAGATCTCGATCGAGGCCGGCCTCGCGAAGATGCTGAACGTGAAGCCGGGCGACACGCTGCGCTTCGACGTGACGGGGCTGACGGTCGACGCGCCGATCACGAGCGTGCGCAAGCTCGACTGGGGCACGTTCCGCGTCAACTTCTTCGTGCTGATGCCGCCGCCGGTGCTGAAGGATTTCCCGGCCGTCTACCTCACGAGCTTCCATCTGCCCGCATCGAACGCCGCGCTGCTCGATCCGCTGATCGCGCGCTACCCGAACCTGACCGCGATCGATGTCGCGCCGATCCTCGCGCAGTTGCAGCGGATGATGCTGCAGGTGGTCGGCGCGGTGCAGTTCCTGTTCGCGTTCACGCTCGCGGCCGGCGTGCTCGTGCTGTACACGGCGCTCGCCGGCTCGCGCGACGAGCGGGTGCGCGAGGCCGCGCTGCTGCGCGCGCTCGGCGCATCGCGTGCGCAAGTCAACGCGGTGCAGCGCGCGGAATTCGTCGTGGTCGGCGCACTGGCCGGCGCGCTCGCGTCGGCGGGCGCGATCGCGGTCGGCTGGGTGCTCGCGTCGCGCGTGTTCGAATTCCGGCTCGCCGTCGATCCGTGGCTCGTGCCGGCCGGCATCGCGGCCGGCATCGTGTGCGCCGGTGCGGCCGGCTGGCTGAGCCTGCATAATGTGTTGCGGCGCCCCGCGCTGCAGTCGCTGCGCGACGCTTGA
- a CDS encoding DUF4126 domain-containing protein gives MIEAISLGAGLAWASGLRLYLTVLIAGVLARVGWLHLPDTLAVLMSPWVIGAAAVLTLTEFLADKIPAFDSLWDAVHTFIRIPAGAVLAAGALGHADPTVLAVAGLAGGSLAGAAHVAKAGTRALINLSPEPISNWVASSTEDGLVVGGLVLAFFVPLAFLVLLAAFIAASAWALPRLWRGVSGGFRGMANHMVSRLNSIGGKRD, from the coding sequence ATGATCGAAGCCATTTCGCTCGGCGCGGGGCTCGCGTGGGCGAGCGGGCTGCGCCTGTACCTGACGGTGCTGATCGCCGGCGTGCTGGCGCGGGTCGGCTGGCTTCATCTGCCCGACACGCTGGCCGTCCTGATGTCGCCGTGGGTCATCGGTGCCGCGGCCGTGCTCACCCTCACCGAATTCCTCGCCGACAAGATCCCCGCGTTCGACTCGCTGTGGGATGCCGTGCACACCTTCATCCGGATCCCGGCCGGCGCCGTGCTCGCGGCCGGCGCCCTGGGCCATGCCGATCCGACCGTGCTGGCGGTCGCCGGGCTCGCCGGCGGTTCGCTTGCCGGCGCCGCGCACGTGGCGAAGGCCGGTACGCGCGCGCTGATCAACCTGTCTCCCGAACCGATTTCGAACTGGGTCGCGTCGTCGACCGAAGATGGCCTCGTGGTCGGCGGGCTCGTGCTCGCGTTCTTCGTCCCGCTCGCGTTCCTCGTGCTGCTCGCCGCCTTCATCGCCGCTTCGGCCTGGGCGCTGCCGCGCCTGTGGCGCGGCGTGTCGGGCGGCTTTCGCGGGATGGCGAACCACATGGTGTCGCGGCTCAACTCGATCGGGGGGAAGCGCGATTGA
- the sugE gene encoding quaternary ammonium compound efflux SMR transporter SugE codes for MAWVLLLIAGVLEVAWAAGMKSSDGFTKFGPSVFTIVTALASFGLLAVAMRQLPLGTAYAVWTGIGAVGAFVFGIVMMGEALTVARVASAALIVAGLVGLKLSSAA; via the coding sequence ATGGCGTGGGTACTGTTGTTGATTGCCGGTGTGCTGGAAGTGGCCTGGGCGGCCGGCATGAAATCGTCGGACGGCTTCACGAAGTTCGGTCCGTCGGTGTTTACGATCGTGACCGCGCTGGCCAGCTTCGGGCTGCTCGCGGTCGCGATGCGCCAGTTGCCGCTCGGCACCGCGTACGCGGTGTGGACGGGCATCGGCGCGGTCGGCGCGTTCGTGTTCGGCATCGTGATGATGGGCGAGGCGCTGACCGTCGCGCGCGTCGCGAGCGCTGCGCTGATCGTCGCGGGGCTGGTCGGCCTCAAGCTGTCGTCGGCCGCGTGA
- a CDS encoding DUF333 domain-containing protein, whose amino-acid sequence MSVRLAVICALALTAPGAYAQPLPQGQQPPAQAALANPASVNCEKLGGRHVIRSLPSGQVGMCMFKDGRACDEWALYRDDRCVGGVAPKRVSN is encoded by the coding sequence ATGTCCGTCCGTCTGGCCGTCATCTGTGCGCTGGCGCTGACTGCGCCCGGCGCGTATGCCCAACCGCTGCCGCAGGGGCAACAGCCGCCCGCGCAGGCCGCGCTCGCCAATCCCGCGTCGGTCAACTGCGAGAAGCTCGGCGGTCGCCACGTGATCCGCAGCCTGCCGAGCGGGCAGGTCGGGATGTGCATGTTCAAGGATGGCCGCGCGTGCGATGAGTGGGCGCTGTACCGCGACGACCGCTGCGTCGGCGGCGTTGCGCCGAAGCGCGTATCGAATTGA